From bacterium, the proteins below share one genomic window:
- a CDS encoding tyrosine-type recombinase/integrase codes for MRGYVVKRGPHSFAAVVYIGRDADTGRERRKWFSFKTRREAEAHVTYLVSQIQGGGTLPATKQRVGEYLEQWLKDYAEGSLGPITIVRYQGIIRKYLIPTLGHVPLARLSPQTIQGYLTGLQQKGLSTTTVRYHAVILHESFGHAVKWGLVARNPVDHVQVPRKQYVEMRIWDEEQVKLFLAEGKRSSPYYPLYLAALTTGMRQGELLGLRWQDVDFLLGEVRVTQTFYRLGGRAIFKAPKTDKARRTVAVPPVLLEALKSLGEVRNRRKREAGDAYEDLDLVFCQTLGKPLHAHNVVRRDFRDVMKRAKVPRIRFHDLRHCHATLLLQQGVHPKIVQERLGHATPAFTLHIYSHVLPGMQHEAVARLQDRLFSSHSGENESSSR; via the coding sequence GTGCGCGGATATGTGGTAAAGCGTGGTCCCCATTCATTTGCAGCCGTAGTCTACATCGGGCGCGATGCTGATACCGGCAGGGAGCGGCGGAAATGGTTCAGCTTCAAGACGCGTCGCGAGGCTGAAGCCCACGTTACTTATCTTGTCTCCCAGATCCAAGGGGGTGGAACGCTCCCGGCCACCAAGCAACGGGTCGGGGAGTACCTGGAGCAGTGGCTGAAAGACTATGCGGAGGGCTCCCTCGGACCGATCACCATCGTGCGCTATCAAGGGATCATCCGCAAATACCTCATCCCTACCCTGGGGCACGTTCCGCTAGCACGTCTGTCCCCGCAGACCATTCAGGGCTACCTCACTGGTCTTCAGCAGAAGGGTCTTTCCACAACCACAGTGCGCTATCACGCAGTGATTCTGCACGAGTCCTTCGGTCATGCTGTTAAGTGGGGGTTGGTCGCCCGTAACCCCGTTGATCACGTGCAGGTCCCGCGTAAGCAATACGTCGAGATGCGTATTTGGGACGAGGAACAAGTCAAGCTCTTCCTCGCCGAGGGGAAGCGGTCGAGCCCCTACTACCCACTCTACCTCGCCGCCCTCACAACCGGCATGCGACAGGGGGAACTTTTGGGATTGCGGTGGCAGGATGTTGACTTTCTGCTCGGTGAGGTCCGGGTCACGCAGACGTTCTACCGCCTCGGGGGGCGGGCGATCTTCAAAGCGCCAAAAACGGATAAGGCCCGACGCACGGTCGCGGTCCCTCCAGTTCTGTTGGAGGCTCTGAAGAGCCTAGGCGAGGTACGGAACCGGCGGAAACGGGAGGCTGGCGACGCGTATGAGGACTTGGACCTCGTATTCTGCCAAACCCTGGGTAAACCGCTACATGCCCACAACGTCGTCCGGCGCGATTTCCGGGACGTCATGAAGCGTGCAAAAGTTCCCCGTATCCGGTTCCATGATCTGCGGCATTGTCACGCCACGCTGCTCCTCCAGCAGGGCGTCCACCCGAAGATCGTGCAAGAGCGACTTGGGCACGCCACACCGGCATTCACGCTTCACATTTACAGCCATGTGCTACCGGGGATGCAGCATGAAGCAGTTGCCCGGTTGCAGGACCGCCTGTTCAGTAGCCATAGTGGTGAGAATGAATCTAGCAGCCGGTAG